The following are encoded together in the Anoplopoma fimbria isolate UVic2021 breed Golden Eagle Sablefish chromosome 13, Afim_UVic_2022, whole genome shotgun sequence genome:
- the opn4xb gene encoding opsin 4xb: MWSTERMEPEKANTQSSFFTKVDVPDHAHYIVALFVFVIGTLGITGNALVMFAVYSNKKLRNLPNYFIMNLAVSDFLMAFTQSPIFFINCLYKEWAFGEMGCKMYAFCGALFGIASMINLLAISIDRYLVITKPLQTIHWGSKRRTTLAILMVWLYSLAWSLAPLVGWSSYIPEGLMTSCTWDYVTYTLANRSYTMMLCCFVFFIPLGIIFYCYFFMFLAVRKTSREVERLGTQVRKSTLIKQKSMRSEWKLAKIAFVVIVVYVLSWSPYACVTLISWAGHADILSPYSKAVPAIIAKASAIYNPFIYAIIHNKYRMTLAEKFTCLRFLSPTPRKECISSSISESSFRDSIISRQSTASRTHFITACPDMVLKDVEMEPLGRKSGDSFRSIPSYRQSSRGRSYKKQLQPKTQALEKHPSTMREPSSTCDHELVSSSLTVASLPLLVLTRRRSQSLNSEISDAWDRKGSIGDYHKSDSFDSLNFGKIPSTDPRSPQGVPRIIVISPTSESSLIKHDSVCLEDSVEAMENNIFVSLNFSSEVFAAVELLP; the protein is encoded by the exons ATGTGGTCCACTGAGAGGATGGAGCCAGAGAAAGCCAACACCCAGAGCAGCTTCTTCACCAAGGTGGATGTGCCTGACCATGCTCACTACATCGTTGCcttatttgtctttgtcatcGGGACGCTGGGCATCACTGGCAACGCACTGGTTATGTTCGCCGTCTATAG caacAAGAAACTCCGTAACCTGCCTAACTACTTCATCATGAACCTGGCAGTCAGTGACTTCCTCATGGCTTTCACACAGTCCCCCATTTTCTTCATCAACTGTCTCTACAAGGAATGGGCGTTTGGAGAGATGG GCTGTAAGATGTACGCGTTCTGCGGCGCCTTGTTTGGCATCGCCTCCATGATAAACCTACTGGCCATCTCTATCGACCGTTACCTGGTTATCACCAAGCCCCTGCAGACTATTCACTGGGGCTCCAAACGAAGAACCACGCTGGCCATCCTCATGGTCTGGCTTTACTCTTTGGCTTGGAGTCTGGCTCCTCTTGTTGGCTGGA GCTCCTATATCCCGGAGGGCCTGATGACATCTTGTACATGGGATTATGTCACGTACACATTGGCCAACAGGAGCTACACAATGATGctgtgctgttttgttttcttcattccACTGGGAATCATCTTTTACtgctatttttttatgtttctggcTGTACGGAAGACTAGCAG GGAGGTGGAGCGTCTGGGGACTCAGGTGAGGAAATCCACCCTGATCAAGCAGAAGTCCATGAGGAGTGAGTGGAAGTTGGCAAAGATCGCCTTTGTTGTCATTGTGGTTTATGTCCTCTCCTGGTCACCGTACGCCTGTGTCACACTGATTTCCTGGGCCGG TCATGCCGACATCCTGTCGCCCTACTCCAAGGCTGTCCCTGCTATCATAGCAAAAGCCTCAGCCATCTACAATCCTTTTATCTATGCTATCATACACAACAAGTACAG GATGACTCTGGCAGAGAAGTTTACCTGCCTGAGGTTTCTGTCTCCCACTCCTCGAAAGGAatgcatctcctcctccatcagtgAGTCCTCTTTCAGGGACTCCATCATCAGCAGGCAGTCTACAGCATCAAGGACTCACTTTATCACTGCGTGCCCTGACAtg GTGTTAAAGGATGTAGAGATGGAGCCTTTGGGAAGGAAGTCAGGTGACTCCTTCAGGAGCATACCGTCATACAGACAGTCTTCCAGAGGCCGGTCCTATAAGAAACAATTACAGCCGAAGACCCAAGCATTGGAGAAG CACCCATCTACCATGAGAGAACCATCGAGCACCTGTGACCATGAACTGGTTTCCAGTTCTCTCACAGTCGCCTCTCTCCCCTTACTGGTTCTTACGAGGAGGCGCAGCCAGAGTCTGAACAGTGAGATTTCGGATGCTTGGGATAGGAAAGGCAGCATCGGCGATTACCACAAGAGCGACTCTTTTGATTCACTGAATTTTGGAAAAATCCCATCCACTGATCCCAGGTCTCCTCAGGGTGTCCCGCGCATAATCGTCATCAGTCCCACATCTGAAAGCAGCCTCATCAAACATGACAGTGTCTGCTTAGAGGACAGTGTTGAGGCAATGGAGAATAATATTTTTGTCAGCCTAAACTTCTCATCAGAAGTCTTTGCGGCTGTGGAGCTACTCCCATGA
- the si:dkey-251i10.2 gene encoding putative defense protein Hdd11 has protein sequence MRCSVLLGGYPSGAPTGACEDMLPRHSGVLPQPSPAPYALLTNTRMFQPGKAIRVVITGPEYRGVLLEAQTVGSTNALGSWQIPPPDTKFLQCAGNTQGAVTHSNTNLKGNTTVYSWIPPNSTSNVYFMATIAQQRTVFCVNVKSKPLIRGKPRGLSLATDASAGMAEEKPMLLLVICLLLLQVLG, from the exons ATGAG ATGCTCTGTTTTGCTGGGGGGCTATCCCAGTGGTGCACCCACTGGTGCCTGTGAAGACATGCTGCCTCGCCATTCTGGGGTGCTGCCTCAGCCTTCACCAGCGCCATATGCTCTTCTCACCAACACCAGGATGTTTCAGCCAGGCAAGGCTATTAGAG TGGTTATCACTGGACCAGAATACAGAGGTGTGCTTCTGGAGGCTCAGACAGTCGGAAGCACTAATGCTCTGGGTAGCTGGCAAATCCCTCCTCCAGACACAAAGTTTCTTCAG TGCGCAGGAAATACACAAGGCGCTGTTACTCATTCCAACACCAACCTGAAGGGCAACACCACTGTGTACAGCTGGATACCACCAAATTCTACAAGCAATGTCTACTTCAT ggCCACAATCGCTCAGCAGCGCACAGTCTTCTGTGTTAATGTGAAGTCCAAACCTCTGATCAGAG GGAAACCCAGAGGTCTCAGTCTGGCTACAGATGCAAGTGCAGGAATGGCTGAAGAAAAACCTATGCTTCTTCTTGTGATATGTTTGCTATTGTTACAGGTGCTGGGGTGA
- the LOC129101643 gene encoding LOW QUALITY PROTEIN: pikachurin (The sequence of the model RefSeq protein was modified relative to this genomic sequence to represent the inferred CDS: substituted 2 bases at 2 genomic stop codons): MESTCKERSLLYLLLFAICTASVCFCARRSNARRSDRLSPPLDIQLETVNCTAFSVRWKMPRRHVSTITGYKVFYTEMRNGLPMGTVSLMEVPLSLDMLTTGQFDGQASFDVDIGNLKMNSKYRVTVGAYGWAGEGRPSMPREIATASHDMCMPPSPPTQPVVMAVSDTELALSWQQGENEGSAPVLHFLVAYIRPEMDTEWTYIREPIETNSMVLKGLLPETEYQFVVRAANVHGVSPPSHINNPVRTLGASDVGSGDYGRYITDSRIKDEDGFDIDDSDYDIFIEELKPFPGINQDNRKSQLRSRPDPPSGRNVVYRMNTIAPNATAPPSSSTTSSIFQDLKDLIFSTASESSTAIDTTTTAPLTTTRXDLPILTVICXTTDYALTKFIFLTLLIHHSVTFPTTTTAPTMSPWKGEVPRVYDLTCDDTVCPPDSFCLSDYDGGGSRCHCNLGRRGDTCSEVVSVNFPRFFGYSHITFEPLKNSFQTFQISLEFKADSEDGLLLYCGENEHGRGDFTSLALVRGKLHYRFNCGTGSAQIVSESRIVVGQWHMVTVFRDGMSGWLRMDNDNPISGRSQGQYTKITFRSPLYVGGSPTAYWLVRATGTNRGFLGCIQSLTINNKATDIRPWPLGRALSGADIGECSDSVCDQVSCDNGGVCFANRADGFICLCPLGFRGDLCEETFSLSSPLFNESVFSYAVIPWPQSSQSYLSFMEFELTFRPSMPDGTLLYSDDAGSGDFLAINLVDGYVEFRFDCGSGGATIRSEEKISLDTWHELRVSRTAKSGILQVDSQRPMEGIAEGAFTQINCSSPLYIGGVPEYDKTKRTSGVIKPFTGIIQKLILNDRTVPITTGSAGGVNVANSAHPCVESPCANGGTCRPKWDSYECDCPLGYDGRHCQKECGNYCLNTVTEAIEIPQFIGRSYLTYDNRDILKRVSGSRTNLFMRFKSTAKDGLLLWRGDSPLRPNSDFLSMGLQDGALIFSFNLGSGAANISVNGTFTDGKWHRVKAVRDGQSGKLTVDDYGAKTGRSPGKMRQLNINGPLYVGGMKEIALHTNRQYMGGLVGCVSHLTLSTDYHLALVEDAADGKNINTCSN; this comes from the exons ATGGAATCTACATGTAAAGAGAGGAGTCTTTTATACTTACTTCTCTTTGCAATATGCACAGCCAGCGTTTGCTTTTGTGCAAGAAGATCAAATGCTCGGAGATCTG ATCGTCTGAGTCCTCCGCTAGACATCCAGCTGGAGACAGTCAACTGCACCGCCTTTAGTGTACGATGGAAGATGCCCCGGCGACATGTTAGCACCATCACTGGATACAAG gtcTTCTACACAGAGATGAGGAATGGCCTTCCGATGGGTACAGTGTCTTTGATGGAGGTGCCTCTCAGCTTGGACATGCTGACCACT GGGCAATTTGATGGACAAGCAAGCTTT GATGTGGACATCGGAAACCTTAAAATGAACTCAAAGTACAGAGTCACAGTTGGAGCGTATGGTTGGGCTGGGGAGGGTAGACCCAGCATGCCCAGAGAAATCGCCACTGCCTCACATG ACATGTGCATGCCCCCATCGCCCCCCACTCAGCCTGTTGTCATGGCTGTATCTGACACAGAGCTGGCGTTGTCATGGCAGCAAGGAGAGAATGAAGGAAGTGCCCCTGTCCTTCACTTCCTGGTGGCTTACATCAG GCCAGAAATGGACACGGAGTGGACATATATCCGTGAGCCCATTGAGACTAACTCCATGGTTTTGAAGGGGTTATTACCGGAAACAGAGTACCAGTTTGTTGTCAGGGCAGCCAACGTGCACGGAGTTAGCCCACCCAGCCACATCAACAACCCCGTGCGCACTCTCG GTGCATCAGATGTTGGCAGTGGGGATTACGGCCGTTACATCACAGATTCAAGGATCAAAGATGAAGATGGCTTCGACATTGATGACTCTGATTATGATATCTTTATTGAAGAG TTGAAGCCCTTTCCAGGTATCAATCAGGACAACAGGAAGTCCCAGCTCCGCTCGCGCCCTGATCCGCCCTCGGGACGCAACGTTGTTTACCGTATGAACACCATCGCTCCCAACGCTACTGCCCCTCCAtcttcctccaccacctcaTCTATCTTCCAAGATCTCAAAGATCTGATTTTCTCAACCGCCTCAGAGTCAAGTACAGCTATTGACACAACAACTACTGCCCCACTTACCACTACCAGGTAGGATTTACCTATACTTACCG TTATTTGTTAAACCACTGACTATGCACTCACTAAATTTATCTTTCTCACTCTTCTGATCCACCATAGCGTCACTTTTCCCACCACCACGACCGCCCCGACCATGTCCCCCTGGAAAGGTGAGGTACCTCGTGTGTACGACCTGACCTGCGATGATACTGTGTGCCCCCCCGACAGCTTCTGTCTCAGCGATTACGACGGTGGAGGCTCACGCTGCCACTGTAACCTCGGACGAAGAGGGGACACTTGCTCTGAGG TGGTATCTGTGAACTTTCCAAGGTTCTTTGGCTACTCTCACATCACCTTTGAACCCTTGAAGAACTCTTTCCAGACCTTTCAGATCTCTTTGGAATTCAAG GCAGACTCTGAGGATGGTTTGTTGCTATACTGTGGAGAGAACGAACACGGCCGTGGAGACTTTACCTCTTTGGCTCTGGTGCGAGGCAAGCTGCACTacag GTTTAACTGTGGTACGGGATCAGCTCAGATAGTCAGTGAGAGCCGCATTGTCGTCGGTCAGTGGCACATGGTCACCGTCTTCAGAGACGGCATGAGCGGCTGGCTGCGGATGGACAACGACAACCCCATATCTGGCCGCTCGCAG GGCCAGTACACTAAGATCACTTTCCGCTCGCCCCTGTATGTGGGTGGATCCCCGACTGCTTATTGGCTGGTCAGGGCCACAGGGACGAATCGGGGCTTTCTTGGCTGCATTCAGAGTCTGACGATCAACAACAAGGCGACGGACATCAGACCTTGGCCCCTGGGCAGAGCTCTGAGTGGAGCTGATATAG GTGAGTGCAGCGACAGCGTGTGTGACCAGGTCAGCTGTGACAATGGTGGAGTCTGCTTTGCAAACCGTGCCGATGGCTTCATCTGTCTGTGCCCGCTCGGTTTCAGGGGAGATCTTTGTGAAGAGA cTTTCTCACTGTCCTCACCTCTCTTCAATGAGAGTGTGTTTTCGTACGCTGTCATCCCTTGGCCTCAGTCCTCTCAGAGTTATCTGTCCTTCATGGAGTTTGAGCTGACGTTTCGGCCGTCGATGCCTGATGGGACGTTGCTGTACAGTGACGACGCAGGCAGCGGAGACTTCCTGGCTATCAACCTTGTGGATGGATATGTAGAGTTCAGATTTGACTGCGGCTCTGGAGGAGCTACCATAAG GAGTGAAGAGAAAATCAGTCTGGACACATGGCATGAGCTAAGGGTGTCTCGCACAGCAAAGAGTGGTATCCTTCAGGTGGATAGCCAGAGGCCAATGGAAGGAATCGCTGAG GGAGCTTTCACTCAGATCAACTGCAGCTCACCTCTTTATATCGGCGGAGTACCAGAGTATGATAAAACCAAGAGGACATCAGGAGTGATAAAGCCCTTCACGGGAATTATTCAGAAG CTGATACTCAACGACCGCACCGTCCCAATAACAACCGGCTCAGCTGGGGGAGTTAATGTAGCAAATTCAGCTCACCCATGTGTGGAAAGTCCCTGTGCCAACGGAGGGACGTGCAGGCCAAAGTGGGACAGCTATGAGTGTGACTGCCCCTTAGGGTATGATGGGAGGCACTGCCAGAAAG AGTGTGGGAATTACTGTTTGAACA CTGTGACTGAAGCTATTGAGATCCCGCAGTTCATTGGCCGAAGTTACCTGACATATGACAACAGAGATATCCTGAAAAG gGTGTCTGGGTCCAGGACCAATCTTTTCATGCGTTTTAAGAGCACAGCCAAGGATGGCCTGTTGCTATGGCGAGGAGACAGTCCACTGAGACCCAACAGTGACTTCTTGTCTATGGGGCTTCAAGATGGTGCACTAATCTTCAg TTTTAATCTGGGCAGCGGTGCAGCTAATATTTCTGTCAACGGGACCTTTACCGATGGAAAGTGGCACAGAGTAAAAGCTGTGAG GGATGGACAGTCAGGGAAGCTGACAGTGGATGACTATGGAGCAAAAACAGGCAGGTCACCTGGAAAGATGAGACAACTCAATATCAACGGACCCTTATATGTTG GTGGCATGAAAGAGATAGctcttcacacaaacagacagtaCATGGGAGGCTTGGTGGGCTGCGTGTCCCACCTCACCCTCTCCACTGATTATCACCTAGCACTGGTGGAGGACGCTGCTGACGGCAAGAACATCAACACGTGCTCCAACTAG